Part of the Kushneria marisflavi genome, GCTGGGAGGAGAGTCATGAGGCTACGTATCCTTAAAGCCGTCGTGTTGAAAATCGGTTTCTGGATGCTGGTGGGCGTTTTGATGCTCTACGCCATTTTTCCCTTTTACTACGCGGTCATTACCTCGCTGAAACCTTCAAGCCAGCTGTTTGAAGTGAGCTACTGGGTCGACAGCCTCGATGTTTCCAACTATGTCGCGGTGCTCTCCCAGCCGGCCTTTCTGGCGGCCATCCGCAATTCGGTGATCGTGGCCGTCAGCGTTGTGATCATCGCGTTGTTGCTGGGGCTGACCGCTGCCTGGGCGCTCGGACGGGTGCGCTTTCGCGGTCGTACCACGGTCATGATGCTGGTGCTGGGCGTGTCGATGTTCCCTCAGGTGGCGGTGCTTTCCGGACTTTTCGAGGTGATTCGCACGCTTGATCTCTACAACTCACCGGGCGGACTGATCCTGAGCTACACCATTTTTACCCTGCCGTTTACGGTATGGATTCTGACCACCTTCATGCGTCAGCTCCCCGATGAGCTTGAAGAAGCGGCCATTGTCGATGGTGCCTCGCCCTGGGTGACGCTGACGAAGGTGTTCATGCCGCTGTTGTGGCCGGCCATGGCCACCACCGGGCTTCTGGCCTTCATTGCGGCCTGGAACGAGTTTCTGTTTGCCCTGACTTTCACGCTGACCGACAGCCAGCGCACCGTGCCGGTGGCGATCGCGCTGATTTCCGGTGGCAGTCAGTACGAACTGCCCTGGGGGCCGATCATGGCGGCCTCGGTGATCGTCACCGTGCCACTGGTGATTCTGGTGGTGATCTTCCAGCGCCGTATTGTCTCCGGACTCACCGCCGGGGCCGTCAAGGGCTGATACCGAACCCTTCGCCGCGCCCGGGCGCGGCGATCTGCAGGAGAGACACATGGCTTCCGTGATGCTTGAGAAGGTCAATAAACGCTTTGGTTCGACCCGGGTGATCGAGGATGTGTCGCTCGATATCGGTGATGGCGAATTCGTTGTCTTTGTCGGCCCCTCGGGCTGTGGCAAGTCGACCCTGCTGCGTCTGATCGCAGGCCTTGAATCAATTACTCATGGCGATCTCAATATCGATGGCCAGAGGGTCAATCACCTCACGCCACCGGAGCGTGGCATCGGCATGGTGTTTCAGTCCTACGCGCTTTATCCGCACATGAGCGTGTATGACAATATCGCCTTCGGCCTGAAACTTGCGAAATCCGATCGGCAGACGGTGGATGAGCGGGTACGCCAGACTGCGAAGATCCTGCAGCTCGATGGCCTGCTGGACCGGTTGCCGAAGGCACTCTCCGGCGGTCAGCGCCAGCGTGTGGCAATCGGACGGGCCATGGCACGTGAACCGAAAATTCTGCTGTTTGACGAGCCGCTGTCCAACCT contains:
- a CDS encoding carbohydrate ABC transporter permease; protein product: MRLRILKAVVLKIGFWMLVGVLMLYAIFPFYYAVITSLKPSSQLFEVSYWVDSLDVSNYVAVLSQPAFLAAIRNSVIVAVSVVIIALLLGLTAAWALGRVRFRGRTTVMMLVLGVSMFPQVAVLSGLFEVIRTLDLYNSPGGLILSYTIFTLPFTVWILTTFMRQLPDELEEAAIVDGASPWVTLTKVFMPLLWPAMATTGLLAFIAAWNEFLFALTFTLTDSQRTVPVAIALISGGSQYELPWGPIMAASVIVTVPLVILVVIFQRRIVSGLTAGAVKG